From the Aspergillus puulaauensis MK2 DNA, chromosome 1, nearly complete sequence genome, the window tcaGTCTAGAGCGTGCACATATCTCTGTAGACCTTCATCTTCTATCCACATCCTTCCCACAAAGATATTAGTATGCTCCAGGCCGTCAATAAGCACCAGGGTTATATAAGAAAGTTCGTAGTGGCATAATTTCAACCTTCCACTTCTCGCCATTCAGTATAGAGACTGACACTCCCAGTTCTGAGCCTCATTGGAATCCCCTGTACCAGTATAAACAGCCCTCTTCGGATAAAAGCACAACGGCCGTTGGCGATGGACTGTATCCTGAATTGTGTCGTTCTTCCATGTCGTTGCGATTAGGTTCTCCGGTGCAGcgtcctcctcaacccacgCCATTAATGCCAGGAGGATATCATGCTTTGGATCCGTGAAGCCAGGGACACCGTGCAGACTGGACGAGAGTGTTGGACTCTGATTCGGACCAGCAAAGTACCATGGCGCGTTTACGTTAGTTGGTGTACCGCTGCAGTGCCTATCATATCAATTAGTATTTTACAGCAGGCTGGGGAAGTTAACGTACTGCATTCCAGGGACATAAAAGAACCGAAAGAAATCATCCAGATCAATACCCCTCGGGACCAGAGCACTGGATACCTGGTTGTAATAATACAAACTGCTATCAGTCGGAATGAACCCATCCGCCATTCCATGGTATGTCAACAGTTTCccgcccttcttctggaaCGGCGAGATATCAAAGTCGTCGGCAGTCGCATTGCCCGGATCAAGCCTATCTGCAAGCTGAACAATGCTGTAATCAAACTGCTCCTGCGTCCAGTCCTCTCCGAGACCCAGGAAGTAACGCACGTAATCCACGCCCAGCGGATTCCCAGTCCCATTGCCAATAACCACCTCCCACTGCGACTCCGTCCCCGGGAGAAGCGCCGGGAAGACAAACGTCTGGTTCACATCCACATAGTCACTATAAATAAGACGCAGAGTCCCCAACTGTTCCGAACTCAGACACCCCTCCTGCCCCGGCTTCCGACACAGCAACGCCTCCAGATTAAGCCTACACTGCTGCGGCGCCGAAATGATACCATCCACCAACCCATCCTGCGGATCACACTGCCTCAGAATCTCATCCTCAATAACCTGAAACAAACCCAGCGGAATCTGCGCAGGGGAAGGAACATTATAAGTCCCCGCCTTCGTCGTCCACGTCTGCAAATGCGTCGTCCACCACGCCGCCGACCCGGCAATCACCCCGTCAAAGTCGCCCGGGTACATCTCGACAGCCCTCAGACCCTGCCGCCCACCGGTGGAGCAGCCGCTGTAGTAATTGTACTTCAGGGCACTGCCGTAATATGCCTCGATGATTTGCTTGGATAGCACGACCGAGCCGTGCATGGCGCGGTGGCCCCAGTCGGTTAGTTTCTCGGGGGCTTGGTATGCCCAGCGTCCGTCGGAGGAGGTGCTGTTGTGGCCGGTGTCTGTGGACATGGATGCGAAGCCGTAGCGAGCCCCGACGCCCTTTCGATTCTTGTTAGTGTATCTGGACTGTTCATTCCGGAGGGTATGTAGACAAACCACGTCCGCCCAGTTGACGCCGCCAGCGAATCCGCCATTTCCAACAGCTCTAAAGGGAAGGAATTAGCATCTAATATGTGGGAAGTGGTTGTGTGGCTTACAGGAATCTATCATTCCAATCGACCGGCAGGAATAGTCCAAATGAATACGCCGACTCGGGACTCGAGGTGACGTTGATCTGGACGGCGCATAGTTCTGGTAAATCTGTAGGCGATTGCGGGTATGCGATATCACCAGCTGGGACGTGGAAGGTGTCTCCCTCGGCGATATGTGAAGCTGTTAAGACTCTGGCGTTGTGATTCCCGGACGACgataaatatttagagaatGCCGATTCGGTGCAGGATATTTTGCAGAACGCCTGAACGACAAATAAGCTGCATAGCGCCAGGTACAGAATATAGGAGCCCATTGTCGCAGTGGCTGATTCTGAAGACTGCGGGGTGGTTAAAGCTGGGGTAGGTCGTTAATTATAGTGACATCTGTGTGGAGAACGCTGTACTGCAATAATCAACTAAGGATGCGAATAAATTGGCTATGGATAACCCCTTTTCCGGTAGTTAAACAGCAGACTGTGACCGGGAATGAGGAGCCTCCAGATGCCGGATCGGCGTGCTGCTAAAGTAGATGGCCCGGTGTTACCCCGAGAGATCCACATCCAAATTACAGATTACTTTGTAATTCAGGACTGACAGGCAGTGTGGAGGCAGATGCTATCATCTCGAACCAGTACAATAACAGCCCATCAATTAAGTGTAGGTAGCACTTCTCTCTAATCTGGAAACTGTTTATATTGATCCAGGGAAAACCAGCCCGGTTACAAAGTTCTGCAAGTATACCATGTAAGCGAGCATTCCTATGATCACACGCCGAAGGAATGACTGATAAATGTGGAGCAAGTGCCACGGACTTTGCGAGATCGTGCATCCTCTATATCGGACAGACGGAGCTTGTTTTCAACCCTAATTGTGAAACCCTACCATAATTATCGACAGCGGTTAGCTCATGTTTCCGGCCTGTATTTCGTTCAATGTAAACTCAATTAACCAAACCATACAATAACGGCCGAGAATACATTCTGTCTATGGAGTAGTAACTGCCGTTACCTCAATTCCCAAGGCCATGGATTCCCGACAGCATAGGATGGCTGTCTATATGATACGTAGTAAACGGCCAATTAACCCTGTCAAATGTAGCCAGAGGTCCGTCACCGAGCTTGCAAAAAGTCGCAATTGTATGGAACTTCCAGATGCCATATTAAGCACGCTTGCTGGCCATCAGCATTACTCCTTTCATGCTCGAGGTACTTCATGACCGCCTCACTCAACAGCCTGAGGTCTATATCTTGAGTAAGATAACGGAGGGGGCCTGCATTGAGGTGCCGGTACTTTTGCTTGTTGGGATGATAGTATAGAACATTCGAGGGGAGTGCCACCGACACGGTACAGGAACAGTCCCAGATAATGCCGACCTTCAGGTCTCGTAAAACTGTTTGGCTTCTCAAGGCTAGTCGTTTTTCCTGGTGCAGGCCATGAGGATAAGATAATGTATTAAAGCATTATAAATCCCTTCACGTAGGCGCGTTTGACTAGAAGTCCAAATCAGTCCTAAACCACACAGAAGAACGAACACTGTTGTTGTACATACATGAGACACCACAAGCCTTGCTCTTTGCATACCGGTGACTTCTTTAATCATTTCCATCCGCGTGGTGACCCATTCGCGGAGAGCATCGCTTGCAGTATATGCGGTGCCTGCAATGTAAAGTGGCCATAGCAGGGGCAGAGCATGAACAGCTCTCAGACTTCCTGCTTTGACTGGCTTACCGCAAGATTGGAGGATATATGGCACGCTGTAACATATATGGCTTGCGTTTTCGTATATTTCCGCGTCAGAAGTTCTGAGCATGGCTCTGTGTGGTATGTGTAAGGAATCGGATGGTGAAACAGATGGTGCTTTCAAGAGTATTGATATAGCCTCAACGATGATCTGGTGAAGAATAATGCGCGCACAGCGCAGCAGATTCCAGGTGTGGGCGATATCAGCGCTAGGATATATATCGTATCGTCCAGTGTACGCTAAAATAGATTCGTCTGGGCTGGTCACGGTTTCATATCTATATTCTGATGGAAGGTTCTCAGACCAGTACACAAAGTCATGATCGACCGACAACAGTTCGGAGATAAGTTGAGGTAGTTTGGCCTCGTTCGTAATATCCTCTTTGGCCAAGGCCAAAATGGAGCAGGCTTTGACTATTATGTTGGCTAATCTGGCAGCGGGTGCTTCTTGCGCTGTTTCATAATGACGGGCCTCGTTTAACCAGTTTACTAAGATTAACGGTACCCGCGCCTGACGTTGCAGACAGTTGATAAGCTACTATTCCATTAGAATACCGATTGCATAGGTATTTCCTAAGGGACTCACAAGTTCAGTGCGCAGGTTGAGAAATATAGATCGGCCTATCCTATTCCGCAGTTGGCTTACTCCTCGGAGCTGTATTAGTGCCAAGGCACCATCCACATGCCTATCCCATGGGTTCAGATCGTTGTCGAAATCCAGAGTGACTGTCTGGTTGAGGAATTGTTACAATCAGCTGGTCAATTCCTACGTTTTAAAGACTTACTTCATACAAGGCCAGAAGCATCACGCTGACTAGCATCTGGTCAGATGCTGCTTCAGCAGGATCAGCTAGACCAATTCGGATATCGCGAATAGCACGAGAATACGACTGACTCGCTGCCTGAATCAACGTGGACGTATTCCGCAGATAGGCTAGGCTAGCCGATCCCACAGCAATGGCCAGATTGGCCAAGTATCCGTGTCCTGTCGCTCGCGCGTATATCGTGGAGAAACAGTCAGGATGGCTGGAGGA encodes:
- a CDS encoding uncharacterized protein (COG:S;~EggNog:ENOG410PIYI;~InterPro:IPR011118,IPR029058;~PFAM:PF07519;~SECRETED:SignalP(1-20)); translation: MGSYILYLALCSLFVVQAFCKISCTESAFSKYLSSSGNHNARVLTASHIAEGDTFHVPAGDIAYPQSPTDLPELCAVQINVTSSPESAYSFGLFLPVDWNDRFLAVGNGGFAGGVNWADVGVGARYGFASMSTDTGHNSTSSDGRWAYQAPEKLTDWGHRAMHGSVVLSKQIIEAYYGSALKYNYYSGCSTGGRQGLRAVEMYPGDFDGVIAGSAAWWTTHLQTWTTKAGTYNVPSPAQIPLGLFQVIEDEILRQCDPQDGLVDGIISAPQQCRLNLEALLCRKPGQEGCLSSEQLGTLRLIYSDYVDVNQTFVFPALLPGTESQWEVVIGNGTGNPLGVDYVRYFLGLGEDWTQEQFDYSIVQLADRLDPGNATADDFDISPFQKKGGKLLTYHGMADGFIPTDSSLYYYNQVSSALVPRGIDLDDFFRFFYVPGMQHCSGTPTNVNAPWYFAGPNQSPTLSSSLHGVPGFTDPKHDILLALMAWVEEDAAPENLIATTWKNDTIQDTVHRQRPLCFYPKRAVYTGTGDSNEAQNWECQSLY
- a CDS encoding Zn(II)2Cys6 transcription factor (COG:S;~EggNog:ENOG410PWIG;~InterPro:IPR036864,IPR021858,IPR001138;~PFAM:PF00172;~go_function: GO:0000981 - DNA-binding transcription factor activity, RNA polymerase II-specific [Evidence IEA];~go_function: GO:0008270 - zinc ion binding [Evidence IEA];~go_process: GO:0006355 - regulation of transcription, DNA-templated [Evidence IEA]); translated protein: MVYRGKPSRACLECRVKRRKCDLSRPTCRQCVRAGSRCDGYRDQHSLEFQDQTAETLDRSGFLFDNYLPVRSICSNQAVSVSPKLPQKKATAYQSTEPPHDPWMMITLSPEQQGLHFFFHHYLVNGAGPSSSHPDCFSTIYARATGHGYLANLAIAVGSASLAYLRNTSTLIQAASQSYSRAIRDIRIGLADPAEAASDQMLVSVMLLALYETVTLDFDNDLNPWDRHVDGALALIQLRGVSQLRNRIGRSIFLNLRTELLINCLQRQARVPLILVNWLNEARHYETAQEAPAARLANIIVKACSILALAKEDITNEAKLPQLISELLSVDHDFVYWSENLPSEYRYETVTSPDESILAYTGRYDIYPSADIAHTWNLLRCARIILHQIIVEAISILLKAPSVSPSDSLHIPHRAMLRTSDAEIYENASHICYSVPYILQSCGKPVKAGSLRAVHALPLLWPLYIAGTAYTASDALREWVTTRMEMIKEVTGMQRARLVVSHSNAPT